Genomic DNA from Sulfuricurvum sp. IAE1:
CGAAGCGTTCACCGAAGAAAAATAACGGACCATGTAAAAACGGTTCGTCGGTTCGATCAGGCTTTCGGGAGATTGATTGTACAGAAGCCAGTTGATCGCAATCGAACGCTTTGCGCAAAAATCGAGCAGCTCGTTAAAGGGGATTTTGTTGCGCTTTTTCATGGTCGCAAAATTCATCTGCGAAATTTCCAACAGCTCGGCGATGTCTTTGTCAAAAACCTTTTTGTCCGGAAATTCGGACGAGACGATGTCTTTGATCGTTTCGACGATTTCATTAAATGTTTTCATGACGATATCCTTTTATCGTAATTGATACGATATTCTAGGAATTATGCCATCTTTTTTGAAATAATATGACAAAATGAAATATTTTAAAAAGGAGTTCCACGTTTTTTATACTATTTTGCCATATCAATCCGATTCAAAGGAACTTTCATGGCACAGGTTATTCGTAAGGCAAGCGGCTGGATGGATCGTTTCGAAATGCAGATGGGAATCTGGGCGGAAAAGCTTTTTTAATACGGGGTCCGAATCAATCGCCCCCCTCACCGTCTTCGCCCTGTTGCGACTTTTCGTTTTGTTCTTCCCGTTCGAGACGTGAAAGATGGTAGCCCCGAAAAATATAGATCAGGAATAGGACAAAAAGGGCCACCATAACGGTGTCGAGAATTTGCATCATCACATCAGCTCCTTATACGCGTCAAAATTCTGCTTGATTGCTTCGTATAATATGATGCCCGTACTGATTGCCAGATTCAGGCTGCGCCCCTCTTTCGCCATCGGGATGGTGAGCGTCTGTTCCCCAAAAGATTCGAGCATCTTCGCCGGCAGCCCCGAAGTCTCGCTTCCGAAGATCAAATAATCCCCCTGGCGGAATTGAATATCGAAATAAGGGCGGTCGGTCTTCGTCGTCGCCAGGAAAAAGCGTTCACGGTTCGGGTGGGCTTCGAGAAAATCATCAAGAGATTCCCATACTTGAAGATCAAGTTTGTGCCAGTAATCCATTCCCGCCCGCCGGAGCGCCTTTTCGCCGATATCGAATCCCAACGGTTTGACCAGATGAAGCGTGGAAGCGGTATTGACGCATAAACGCCCGATAGCGCCGGTATTGTTCGGGATTTGCGGAGTTACGAGGACGATATTGAACATTTAGAAAATAATCGTTTTGTTGGCGTGGACGAAAATACGGTCTTCGAGTGCCAGCTTCAGGGCGCGGGAAAGGACAATTTTTTCGACGTCGCGACCGGCACGTTGCATATCTTCCCATCCGTAGGCGTGGTTGACGTGGATAACGTCCTGCGCGATGATGGGTCCTTCGTCGAGATTGTTGTTGACGAAGTGGGCCGTGGCACCGATGATTTTTACCCCGCGTTCGTACGCCTGTTTGTATGGATTGGCGCCGATAAACGCCGGGAGAAACGAGTGGTGGATGTTAATGATCTTGTCCTCGTACGCTTCGACGAAACGGGGCGTCAGAATGCGCATGTATTTGGCCAGTACGATGTAATCTATCTCGCCGAAAGAGGCGAGCTGCGAGAGAACCCTCCGTTCGTGTTCGTCCCGGTCGCACCCTTCGTGCGAAACGGTGTAAAAGGGTATGTCGAATTTGGAGACGAGCGATTCGAGCAGATCGTAATTGGAGACGACCCCTACGATCTGGGCATCCAGTTCCCCCGCTTCGTATCGGATCAATATGTCCCCCAGCGCGTGGGATTCTTTGGTCGCCATCAATACAATCCGTTTTTTACGCGGAGCGATAACGTCGATATGCGCATGCGAAGGAAGTGCCGCAGCCAGTTCGTTCTGAA
This window encodes:
- a CDS encoding tRNA (cytidine(34)-2'-O)-methyltransferase — encoded protein: MFNIVLVTPQIPNNTGAIGRLCVNTASTLHLVKPLGFDIGEKALRRAGMDYWHKLDLQVWESLDDFLEAHPNRERFFLATTKTDRPYFDIQFRQGDYLIFGSETSGLPAKMLESFGEQTLTIPMAKEGRSLNLAISTGIILYEAIKQNFDAYKELM
- the purU gene encoding formyltetrahydrofolate deformylase: MNQQYRVLIHCNDEKGLVYKVSSIFFHRQLNIISNNEFVDKAQNKFFMRSVVAGEIDSAALQNELAAALPSHAHIDVIAPRKKRIVLMATKESHALGDILIRYEAGELDAQIVGVVSNYDLLESLVSKFDIPFYTVSHEGCDRDEHERRVLSQLASFGEIDYIVLAKYMRILTPRFVEAYEDKIINIHHSFLPAFIGANPYKQAYERGVKIIGATAHFVNNNLDEGPIIAQDVIHVNHAYGWEDMQRAGRDVEKIVLSRALKLALEDRIFVHANKTIIF